A window from Hirundo rustica isolate bHirRus1 chromosome 25, bHirRus1.pri.v3, whole genome shotgun sequence encodes these proteins:
- the LOC120763081 gene encoding discoidin, CUB and LCCL domain-containing protein 1-like, whose amino-acid sequence MMMMMRSRSEAAPGALSLVCRCLLLGSLGLRSAGAQDGNGCGHTLLTPHSGTLSSKNYPGTYPNHTMCCWRLQASPGTSLLLAFGDVDLEPSEHCAQNSLLLADPQTGTAYGPYCRNSIPSAPLLVINSSTVTVLFNSTSHRSGRGILLSYATSQHPDLVSCLVRGTHYTQEHVSVYCPAGCKDIHGDIWGNPSQGYRDTSVLCKAAVHAGVIADELGGQVTLSREKGITLYESAFANGLRSKRGSLSEKRLVFHKACDDVLEVVAFNASSWWHEVDMLGQDRAWVAEQAALSITGHSWAAEPGAKTAWLELDLGTRRNVTGIITKGSSEQHNYYVTSYHVSSSRDGKNWRPYRGSSGQEDKVFEGNADSQGEVFNAFIPPIVARYIRVTPQSWHQHVALKVAVVGCQLARVRAPRPYVPSVPKEVLEPTSHPTSCTPISGIALDPEKAGSTLLVMLLIGGFVLLCSCLLLLAFLCHRKRKSAVELSCGITKGYPKLESSQVCSLQTLPVPSLASFPMAPTPGDFSQTHSPEYAEPDLVQVSPSSQTSPSTFKPLLEEGYTLPLVASHYDVPGKHHEYAEPLPPEPEYAMPFSELEFARMRRSTCSITGPAGCSPVQYQTPALRPGEVPAEVERTGSPCSEESRGWPRHCARTHVYHEAL is encoded by the exons atgatgatgatgatgcgGAGCCGCAGCGAGGCGGCCCCGGGGGCGCTGTCGCTGGTCTGCCGCTGCCTCCTGCTTGGCTCTCTGGGGTTGCGCTCGGCCGGCGCACAGGATG GAAACGGCTGTGGCCACACGCTGCTGACTCCCCACAGTGGCACCCTGAGCTCCAAGAACTACCCAGGCACATATCCCAACCACACCATGTGCTGCTGGCGGCTCCAAGCCTCCCCAGGCACCTCCCTACTCCTGGCATTTGGGGATGTGGATCTGGAGCCCTCAGAGCACTGTGCCCAGAACTCGTTGCTGCTCGCTGACCCCCAGACTGGCACTGCCTATG GGCCCTACTGCAGGAACTCCATCCCTTCTGCTCCACTCCTGGTGATAAACTCCAGCACTGTGACCGTCCTGTTCAACAGCACCAGCCACCGTTCAGGACGAGGCATCCTCCTGTCCTATGCCACCTCGCAGCACCCAG ACCTGGTCTCCTGCCTGGTTCGAGGCACCCACTACACCCAGGAGCATGTCAG TGTGTACTGCCCTGCAGGCTGCAAGGACATCCATGGGGACATCTGGGGCAACCCGAGCCAGGGCTACCGGGAT ACATCGGTGCTGTGCAAGGCAGCTGTGCACGCTGGGGTGATTGCGGATGAGCTGGGCGGGCAGGTCACCCTGTCCCGGGAGAAGGGGATCACGCTCTATGAGTCGGCCTTTGCCAATGGGCTCCGCTCCAAAAG GGGATCTCTCTCCGAGAAGCGACTCGTATTccacaaag CCTGTGATGATGTGCTGGAGGTGGTCGCTTTCAATGCCTCGTCCTGGTGGCATGAGGTGGACATGCTGGGCCAGGACCGAGCCTGGGTGGCTGAACAGGCAGCACTCAGCATCACCGGCCACTCCTGGGCGGCTGAACCTGGTGCCAAGactgcctggctggagctggacCTGGGCACCCGAAGGAATGTGACAG GCATCATCACAAAGGGCTCCTCTGAGCAGCACAACTACTACGTGACATCCTACCATGTCTCCTCTAGCCGCGACGGGAAGAACTGGAGACCCTACAGAGGCAGCAGTGGTCaggaggacaag GTGTTTGAAGGAAATGCTGACAGCCAGGGGGAGGTCTTCAACGCCTTTATCCCCCCCATTGTCGCTCGCTACATCCGTGTCACACCACAGAGCTGGCACCAGCACGTGGCCCTGAAGGTGGCTGTGGTGGGCTGCCAGCTGGCACGGGTCCGTGCACCCCGTCCATATG TGCCCAGTGTCCCCAAGGAGGTCCTTGAACCCACCAGCCACCCAACCAGCTGCACCCCCATCTCTGGCATCGCCCTGGACCCGGAGAAGGCAG gtTCCACGCTGCTGGTGATGCTGCTTATTGGCGGCTTtgtgctcctctgctcctgcctcctgctcctggctttCCTCTGCCACAGGAAGAG GAAGTCAGCAGTGGAACTGAGCTGTGGGATCACAAAAG ggtACCCCAAGCTGGAGTCGAGCCAGGTCTGCTCCCTGCAGACCCTGCCAGTCCCTAGCCTGGCCTCCTTCCCCATGGCCCCCACGCCAGGGGACTTCAGCCAGACCCATTCACCAG AGTACGCTGAGCCAGACCTGGTGCAGGTGAGCCCCAGCAGCCAGACAAGTCCTTCCACCTTTAAGCCACTCCTGGAAGAGGGCTACACTCTGCCGCTGGTCGCGAGCCACTATGATGTCCCAGGAAAGCACCACGAGTACGCAGAGCCACTGCCGCCAGAGCCTGAGTACGCCATGCCCTTCAGTGAGCTGGAGTTCGCCAGGATGCGCCGCAGCACTTGCAGCATCACAGGGCCTGCTGGGTGCTCGCCAGTGCAGTACCAGACCCCTGCCCTGCGGCCTGGGGAGGTGCCAGCTGAGGTGGAGCGGACTGGCAGCCCCTGTTCTGAGGAGTCCCGCGGGTGGCCTAGGCACTGTGCCCGCACGCATGTGTACCATGAAGCCTTGTGA
- the TAF12 gene encoding transcription initiation factor TFIID subunit 12 yields MNQFGPSTLINLSNFSSIKPEPASTPPQSSMANSTTVAKMPGTPSGGGRLSPESNQVLTKKKLQDLVREVDPNEQLDEDVEEMLLQIADDFIESVVTAACQLARHRKSNTLEVKDVQLHLERQWNMWIPGFGSEEIRPYKKACTTEAHKQRMALIRKTTKK; encoded by the exons ATGAACCAGTTTGGCCCTTCTACCTTGATCAACCTCTCCAACTTCTCCTCGATCAAGCCGGAACCAGCCAGCACTCCCCCTCAGAGCTCAATGGCCAACAGCACCACTGTGGCAAAGATGCCAGGAACGCCCAGCGGAGGAGGGCGGCTCAGTCCTGAGAGCAACCAG GTTTTAACCAAGAAGAAATTGCAGGACCTGGTGCGTGAGGTGGATCCGAATGAACAGCTGGATGAAGATGTGGAAGAA ATGCTGCTACAGATTGCCGATGACTTTATTGAGAGTGTGGTGACAGCTGCCTGCCAGCTCGCGCGGCACCGCAAGTCCAACACCCTGGAAGTGAAAGATGTCCAATTGCACCTTG AACGCCAGTGGAACATGTGGATCCCAGGCTTTGGTTCTGAAGAAATCAGGCCCTACAAAAAAGCCTGTACTACAGAAGCTCACAAACAG AGAATGGCACTGATCCGCAAAACTACCAAGAAATAg